The Mesorhizobium loti DNA segment TCTGCTGCTGATGGCCGGCCTGATCGGAATTGTCATGCTCGCCGAACAGGTCGCGGCAAGTGTCGAAGATACGCTCGTTGCCTACCAGGTGACCCAGGCTGACAGCATTGTGGGGGCAATGATCGCGGGGCTGGTGTTGATGCCGGAGGCCATTTCGGCGGTGCGCGCTTCACTCAACAACGAGCTGCAGCGCGGCTTGAATGTCGCGATGGGTTCGGCTTGCGCCACGATCGGGCTGACCATACCGGGAGTCGCAGCCGCCAGCCTGCTCACGGGGAGAGGACTGACCCTGGGGCTGCCGGCTACTGATGCGGTCCTTTTGGTCCTGGCGCTTTTCATATGCAATGTAAGCTTCAGCACTGAAAGAACGACGTTCTTGACCGGAATGGTCCATCTTGTCGTATTTTTTACTTATCTATTTCTGATATTTATACCATGAAAGCTGCGGTAGAAGCGAAGCGCCAAGGCTCCAACATCCTTCGCTATCTCAGACCCCAGATTTGAGGTGGTCGATGAAGGCGCGCAGCTTCGGCAGGATCTGGCGCTTGCCGGGATGATAGAGGAAGACGCCCGGCGTCGTCGCGGCGATGGTGTCCAGCACGGGCTCGAGTTTTCCCTGGGCAATCGGACCTTCGGCGACAGGTCGAGGGATCTGCGCCAGCCCAATCCCACGCATCGCGGCTCCGAGCAATGTCGGATAGTCATGCGCGATCAGCGGGCCTGAAACGATGGCCTCGATCGCCTCGTTTCCGTCGACGAATGTCCAGGGTGCGATGGCGCCGTTCGAACGGCGCAAGCGCAGGCAGGCGTGGTGGCGCAAGTCGTCGACACGTTCTGGGCGCCCATGGCGCTCGAAATAGTCGGGGCTGCCGACGACCACGAACGAGAATGACGGTGTCAGCCGGACCGCGACCATGTCGGTCGCAATGAACTGGCCGAGGCGAATGCCGGCATCGAACCCGCCGGTCGCCAGATCGACCATCTCGTCGCTCGCCGCGATCTCCAGTTCGACTTCGGGATAGGCCTGGCAGAAAGACGCGATCACCGGCTCCAGGATCAACGGCACGACGGCGCGCGGCACCGACAGGCGCAGCAAGCCGGTCGGCCGCCGGCCGACATCCCGCGCGGCCTCGCCGGCGGCGACGATCTCCTCGAAGGCAGGGCCGGCACGGTCGAGGAAGCGCTGACCGGCCTCGGTCAGGCCGACGCTGCGTGTCGTGCGGACAAACAACGCCGCACCGATGCGGGCTTCCAGCGCGCGCACCGCCTGGCTTACGGCCGAAGGCGTCACGCCGAGATCGGCAGCGGCGCGGCGGAAGTTGCGGCGCCTGGCGACCGCCAGGAACACCTCGACGCCCTCAAGCGCCCCATGCCGGATTGTGTAGTTCTGCTTCATGGCCTGTTTCTATTATAGCGGATAGTTGAACTAAGGAAGCGGGTTTAAGTAAGGGGTGAACCTTGGAGACCTGCTATGACCGATGGACTTGATGGGGTGCGCGACCATTACCGCGCGACCGGCCTGACTGAACGGCTGAAGACCGCACTGGCTGCCTTCGGCCCGGAGGATCGGCTTCTCACCCCGCAGCAATTGGGTACCCTCGACCAGTTTCACACCCGTGGGCTTGCGGCGACCGCTGAGCTTGCCCAATTGGCTGACATCACCGCCGGCATGTCGGTTCTGGATGTCGGCTCGGGCATCGGCGGGCCGGCGCGCTTTCTGGCTGCGACCTATGGCTGCAGGGTTGCCGGCGTGGACCTCAGCGAGCCTTTCGTGGATGCCGCGCGCTATCTGACCGAGCGCACGAGGCAGGGCGGACAATTGTCGTTCCAGACCGCCAGCGCCCTGGAGCTTCCGTTCGATGACGGCCGTTTCGACATCGCGCTGCTGCAGCATGTGGCGATGAACATCTTCGACCGGGGGCAGCTCTATCGCGAGATTCGGCGCATGCTGAAATCAGGCGGCAAGTTTGCCACCTTCGACGTCGTGTTGGGCAGCGGCCAGCCGCTCTATCCGCTTCCCTGGGCGCGAACGCCGGCAACAAGCTTCCTCCTGACAGCCGACGCGACGCGTGAGGCGATCGAACCGGCCGGCTTCCGCATGCTGGCATGGCAAGACGACACCGAGATCGCCAAGGCCTGGTTCGCGCAGTTGCGGGCGTTGGGTCCGCCGCCTTCGCCAAATCTCGGCGTGGTGATGGGGCCGGACTTCGCCGAGCTTGCAGCCAATCTGGGGCGAAATCTCATGGAAGGCCGGCTCGGCATCCTGACCGCGGTGTTCGAGGCCGCGTCGACCCACAGCTGACAGGAGACCAGAAATGTCGACGGAACCCCTTTTCCAGACCCATCTCGTTCTGGGTTATGTCGCGTGGCTGCTTTGCTTGCGCGCATACATCTGGCCCTGGCTGAACTCGATGGACCGGGTCGCGGCGCAACGCGCCATTGCCACGCTGCACAGTTTCCGCTTCTTCGGGCTGGTCTTCATCCTTCCGGGTGTCGTCAGCCCCGACCTGCCCGCCAGCTT contains these protein-coding regions:
- a CDS encoding transcriptional regulator, with product MKQNYTIRHGALEGVEVFLAVARRRNFRRAAADLGVTPSAVSQAVRALEARIGAALFVRTTRSVGLTEAGQRFLDRAGPAFEEIVAAGEAARDVGRRPTGLLRLSVPRAVVPLILEPVIASFCQAYPEVELEIAASDEMVDLATGGFDAGIRLGQFIATDMVAVRLTPSFSFVVVGSPDYFERHGRPERVDDLRHHACLRLRRSNGAIAPWTFVDGNEAIEAIVSGPLIAHDYPTLLGAAMRGIGLAQIPRPVAEGPIAQGKLEPVLDTIAATTPGVFLYHPGKRQILPKLRAFIDHLKSGV
- a CDS encoding type 11 methyltransferase — translated: MTDGLDGVRDHYRATGLTERLKTALAAFGPEDRLLTPQQLGTLDQFHTRGLAATAELAQLADITAGMSVLDVGSGIGGPARFLAATYGCRVAGVDLSEPFVDAARYLTERTRQGGQLSFQTASALELPFDDGRFDIALLQHVAMNIFDRGQLYREIRRMLKSGGKFATFDVVLGSGQPLYPLPWARTPATSFLLTADATREAIEPAGFRMLAWQDDTEIAKAWFAQLRALGPPPSPNLGVVMGPDFAELAANLGRNLMEGRLGILTAVFEAASTHS